The segment GCATCTTCAACAATGTCGTCGCAAACGATGTAACCAATTTCAACGATCGACCATGCTGGCAAACGGGTCAGAACTGAATACCCATTACAAGTCACCAAAGTGCAAGTTCAAGATCAGATGGCTTCATGCATGCAGCGAGCAATTGAACACTGCCGTAGTGGCACCAAAGCCAATGACCCCAACTAGAAGAACCAGCTCCCAAATGTGCATAAATGCATGGATTTGAGCTGAAGGTGGGTCATCGAGATGAAGCCGAAGACCACCAGAAGTTCCATGCGATCGCCCATCACAAGCAAATTGGGTGAGAAGCAGAAACAGCCACGGACGAGTCTGGAAGACTTCCAGGGGTGAAAGTTTGCAATGACATCGAGACAAATGCAAGAGATGCAGACAGCAAAATgaatatttcattaaaaaaaaaaaagagtcgtGGCAGCTCCAGTGATGCGGCCTTCGCCCTCTTAGGCAAAGACCTCCTCAAATACTCAGCTTTTTTTTTCTCTGCTTCACTAGTCATGGCGACAGCTCCATCATTGCAAGTTATTCAAAGAGGACCGGCAAAAGCTCTTTGATGGATGCATTTACCATAAGGAGAGCTCGCCATTTATATAGGTTTCAAGCAACGTGCGTCCAACCAACCGACAATCGAGTTGCACCATGCATCCAGCCCCGAGATGCCAATCGCCGCAACCATTAACTGCATGTTTTCATTACCAAGGAGCAGCCATTGAGACACTTCGAAGCCCGCCTCAATCCCCCACATGGCAATCCAGAACTGGCCTAGGACAAATCCCCAACTTATTCTCTCAGAAAATCTCGTCTGCCATTATGGTGGAGGGAGTTACGAGGCACTCTGTGAACGAATGCTTTGGTTCCCGATGGGTAGACCCGTGAACCAACCTTGGCTAAAACAATGTCCACTGCCAGAGCTCCCTGGCCTTATTCGAGAGCGACTTCAAATTCACCCCAATCCAGAGCGACTATTACCTCGAAGGACTTAGACATCTAATGACCCCGATGTCACCCAAAAATCCTCGACAAGATCTGAGGTTGCCTTGACAAGATCCGAGGTAGAAGAAACCAGCTCGACATTGATGGAGACCAAGTCACGATGAGTTCCGCAGCCACCCTCAGGATCGCAACCAAGGGGGCCGCCGGCCCTAATTCACCCCGAGGGCACCACTACGGGCAGCAAGCGGTTGTCAGACCCAGAAGCGCCTGATAACCGCAAGGCCGACTAGAAGGCCATCTGGATGATTGCTCAGAGCTGATCGGCGACTCTCTGGCATGCCAAGTGGGTTTATCTTCCCCAGCCACATCGATGAATCCTCATATAATAAGGAGACACACTTAAGCCCACCACCTTAGGGGCCGATCAATGAACTACTTCTCAGAATAAATCCTTCGAACTAGAAAGTGGGGGATAAGTGTTCAACCATATTTTATCCACCTGATGAAATGGCGATTCCTCTTACCCATATTTTATCTACCTGATGACATAGCAATTCCCCAATGACATGGCAAACATGTGGTGACACGACTTGGCCATAGAGACCGCATGGCCTGAGTGTCACAGCACAGTCCCTTCGACAACTCCACAAACTTCGGCTACAATCTAATTACTTGAATGAGATTGGTAGCTCGGCGATACCTACATCGTCAGGCAAACGCCGGCCCCACTCGATCTTTGTCTGGTTCCCTATGAGATCCATCGAAGCTCCGGAGGGTCTTGGATGTGCGGAGCATCCTGATCTGACAGCCAATGGTGTTGGTCGCTTTTTCCACTAGTGAAGGACCGATCCCATCGAAACCGACTGACACCCACTACCTCTAGCCCTCTAATGGCTACTTCTCTAGCGGACGGCGACCTGCCACTTGACAGGCCTCTCCTCATAAAAGAGAACAAAAGCCAACATCACAAGGGGTTCCTCACTCTCTGGTCTGGCTACTTGCCTCTTACTATTCTCCTTCTCCGACTGCAACTTAACCATCGAAGGGTCTCCTATTGGAGAAACCCCCACGGATCTTTCCATCATGCGAACTTTCTCTGTAGATATCCGGAGGCCAAGTCCGACGTCCCCTGCTCTAGCTTGATGGCGCCACATTGTACCGCCCATGCCACATCCCCCGATTGGAGAGGAGCAGCAACAgaaaaatattctttactattcgaCTAATACTTGCATATATTGATcactatttttaataattaatataattttttgaaattataatATAATGAAAATATTCTCTACTGTTGAACTAATAGTTCCATATATTGATCACTATTTTTAATAATTACTACAGTTTTTTCGTTGGGGAACTGTAACACAATGCAAGGACAGACCACTTGCTGTGGCATCTCTTTCCTTTTAGAGAGTTTGTATTTTAATAATAGAGACATAAAGACCATAATTATCGTTAAATAAATAGTGACCGATTAAATCAGTCattagatgaaaaatattaacTATTTTGTTTCGGTTCATCAAAAATCAGGATGCTACATTTGGTAAAAGAGGGGTAACACTATTGCATTAAAGCCAAAGTGTTAGATTATAATGCACCTATTTGATTGCAGAACTGTATTGACAatctactcaaaaaaaaaaaaaaaaaactgtattGGCAAACTAAGTAATGTCATTTAATATTCATTGCTTGGGTTCTTATCATCACCACGTGGCCTTAGGTTTAAGTTCCAGGTAAGTCGTGCTTCTACATTTCCACACTTCCAAAGACCAAATTTTTGTTGCTGATTCAGATAGCAATGTAGATATGCTGCAACCTGCTATACAGATTTCTCCAATAAGTTTCAAACCAGCATAATATCTGGGACGCAAAATGGGGTTTTGGATGCAGACGCGCCACTGCCAAGATGTTCCCTATTTGAAAAACATGGTTGGGACTTACAGAACTTAGAATTTAAGGCAGCAAGGTATGAAATCATCGTAGGGACATCAACACCTGATCAAATGGGAATACAAGAAGCTTTATGAAAAATGAATCTTCCTGATGAACAATTACCATTACCATGGGATTCACCCTCATATGCTGTATAACACAAACGAACACACCGACCCCGAAAAAATTGAGTATGAAAGAAAAACTCCCCAGCAACACAGTCGATTAGGAGCTTTGATGCAACAAGATGACTTGAATAATTTAAACTATGGAAGGGCAAAAAAGAACTGATTTTGACCAAGTACTAAcgaacaaatcaaaaaaaaatgaaagaatcaaCTCTTTGTCTGTCCGAACTTGAGATCTGACTCAGGAAGACTATTTACTTTCTCCTTTAGGAGACTTGCATCCTCCTCATCCGATGCTCTATCACTCTTGACATGGGAAGCCAATTTTGCCTGTTTCTCTTGCTCCACAGCCCAACTGTAAACTATCATTCCCACCACAGCAAGCAACATTCCTAGTACATTCTTGACAGCAAGCACCGAGTCAAACAGTATCCATCCAAGTATTAGCACACATACGGTCTTCATGTGACCCAAGACTTGGAAGGATGTTGCAGAAAACCGGCCGATGCAGAGGTATTGGCTAATGTTGCAGAAGACAGATAGGGAACAGGAGAGGAGTATGAACAACTGCAAGAGAGTGGAAAGGAAGAGGTTTAATCATGGATAGACCAAAAATATTTGGTTTGGCAGCTAAAAACGAAAACAAGTAAAACATGCACGTTGATATGCACGGGCAGGAGCCTTTCCTACGTGCAATTATACAGTTCAGCATGCACCTTGCTTGAGTTCTATTGCATGTTAGAGGTAAGAATCCCTTTTACATACATACTTGTATAAATTGGTAATTCAGTATAGAAAATAAATGAACTTGATTGTGTATAGACAGTGCTAATTATATTTTTGCATTCTATAATGAGAGAACGTCAGtatattcaattaataaaattgaaACTTGCATAACTGGATGGTTGGGTGATATTTAGACTAGCCTTGTTATCATCTATTGCCCTGTTATAGGCTGAAAATGTGGCATTATCCATTGCCCCATCACAGGTGGAAAATGTGACACTTTCTCTGGCCCCATCATAGGCGGGAAAAATGACCGTGACTAGTCCAAAGTTGAAAATAACTTAATGTGATTAATATACATTTTTACAATGAATGGGTGGGTAAAAGCTAGGTTATGCAACTGACACAGCACCTTTTGTAAAACAGCAAGCAACTAGCAATCGTGCTAAATTCTCTAAAGCACCAATATGTTTTCAACGTTGATAGCCTAATCCCTTACAGAAGTCTCTATAACAACTGTACCATCTTTTTAAGAATGAACATTTTCTATTTGTGCACCTATTTTTTTCTGCCTATTCATCAAGTCATTTATTATGGAAGTTATATAGCATTATTTTAACTGTCATCAGTAGTGCATGATGAATGTGAAAAATTGACTGCATGATGATATTTTGCATAATATTAAAGCATAAAGTATTTAACCAGCAATAAAAAACTATCAACTTTTGGGTACAATTCTAAGGGAAATTTGAGAACTTACAGTTGCTCCTGTAGAGAAGTGGTACTTCAAGAGGGACTTCCTATTTAGGTAGTAGTCTGCAAAAGGGCCAAACAAAAGAAGGGAGATAGCCTGAACCGGCGCGGTTTGGCTTAGGAGGTCAAAAGAGCCGATgttgtattttttctgaaaagATCCAACGGTCTAGAAAGATGAAAGTAGAATTAGATTGCTTATACACACAGGGACTGGAGAATGTATGTAAAATCAGCAAACTATTTCCAAAGTATTGTGGTATACAACATCTAACATACGCATGAGTATATTAACTGCATTTCAATATTTTGACAAACCAAGCATTCAACATCAGCATATCAATCGCCATGATTACAATTAGGGGAATAAATGAAGGCAACCAGCATATCATTTTCTGCAACTAAACTCCCAACAGCAGTAATATACAGCAGTGCAACATGAAAGTATGTAAAAGGATTCCTAGGTCACTATTACTTGGAGGAATTTTATGGAAAATTCCATCAAGAAATAGAAAAAACTATGAACCTTAGTGCAGAACTTTATCCATACATACAAACAAAACTCAATTGACAGAATGTGATCACGTAAGTAGGTTACTATTTTTGCCACTATACAATCTTTGATACAGGAAGACCTCCCTATACATAATAAGAATTTAAGTATATATCTAAACCTCAACCAAAAAGCCTTATCCCATACAAATAGTACCAATAGTAATATGGTCACATCTTACTGCAATTACAGGATATGTCTAAACGAGACTTCCACAGCCCACATTGTGGAATAGAGCAGCCCTTAGCTAAAGCAGTTAAACAGGAATACCAAATGGACTACAATTTGTGAAAGAGTAAATAgactaaaataaaatcatattttttttcctaGGAGATTCTATGAAAAATTCAAGATATAATTGAAGGGAATGCAAAAGCTAGCAACCCATTCTTTATTCATATCTCTAGATCTGAAAGTCACTTCAATTGCAAAGGCATGAAAAAGACAAGCATAATGGCAAGCATCCAAATGCCCTTtcaggagaacctcattctaaatTTCTTCCAACTTACTACACAGAAAGAGtatcaaatttataaaaataaatatagtaaAACTCTGCAGAGTCCAAAACCCAACATAGGATACCTGAAATAATACCTCTATGGTCAGTGCACTCATTTGTTGGCTGAAGAGATTCATGGTAAAACTAGGGCTGCTATGTTCTGCTACATGTTTATTTATTAACCCTCTTTTCACACTAATTCTTCCTAATATTCACATTCATCTACTCTTTCAATAAATGTATGACACCTTTGGTCATACACAGACATTGCAGCCCTTTCAGATTAGGCTCCTTTccatttttttcccatttttctaAAGTGCACTGGCAGCCTCCTTTGTTATTTAGAAATGCCTCCTCATAgactaaaatctgaaaaaaaaaaaaaaaaaaaaaacctcgagTTCGGCtctcttgaaattctaatttgtcAATAATTCTCTTTCCAAATAAACCCTTCACATTCTGATCTCACTCATCCAAAGCTCTGTTTCTGGCTTCTGCAATATTTCAGTGTTCATGTCAAGCAACTATTTAGCAAATTGGTTGAATTTTATCAACCTAATTGATGAAACATGGACTCTTAAACAAGCTTTAGCAGTTAACAATCTTTAAAAGTCAACATCTTATTATGCATCAAGGTCATTGCTTAAGTTGATCAAACTTAATTTCAACTGCACTGCCAGTTTTGGTGCATTTAGTGGTTGTCACCTAGCAAGATTATAGCTGATTTTGCATGTTGTCCATGGATGAACCAATGGCACAGAATCCATTTTAAACCATCCTCTATGATATTCACCACACTATGATGGACAATCAACAAGACAACTGTCCATTGCAAAACACAATACAACACCCAAAATAGTCGCATTTTGATATTCATGTTATTTTCCAAATTAAAATTATGGAACTGAAAACCTACTTGAGTAAAATTTTCCAGATGCATGTTTCACTGGAAATCATCTTACATATTTTCTATTTATAAACCTTCTCTTTTCAACAGACAAGCACCTCCTAAAGAATCTCGACTCTTGATATTCAAAAACTTTAAATACATGAAAAGGATAGAACCATGATTTCAAAATGAAAAGCCTCAAGCTCTGTCCAAATAAATCCTGTGAGTAAAGGCCCTATATTTCATTCAGTCAGCATCTACAACTATCAGTTCAAGGCCAAGAATATCACTTTCATCACTCCTTTATTCCTTCACATTTTGAGAAGCAACTGTTGTCAATAAAGCTTGAAATTTGCAAATATGGAAAGAACTAGAAAAACAAACTTGTTGATGAATGTGCTTACCTAGAGCCTTAATCTCACACAGATAGAGTACCCATGTGTTAAATAATCATCAAATTAGAAAGTGTACATatacatgcacaaatataaagtattattctcaaattatgtGACAGATgagttttcataaattttttaaaccttaAGGTTTGACATGTTTCAGTGTAAAAGCAGTAAAATAAATACATCCAGGGGTCCCATATGATACAATTATAATGATGTAGAATTTATTTCAACATCTTGttttattctttatctttttataattttataatttgtgATAAACTACAGCAACTGGAGCTTGGTGCAATGGTAGAGGCTTGGATTGACAAGTGCGATGGCATAGGTTTAACTCCTAGGGCAGCCACTTTGTGTAAAAAGAAGGCTAGTAGGTCTAtccccaattcacccctcctagGACCCTGAATGCTCGGGATCATAATTGGGTAATGATCTAATTAACACGAGTGGAGCTGAAATTGTTGAAACCACCCAGAAGACAATAACCATTCAACCTGAAAGCACTTTAAGTAGCATTTCTTCTTCTCTAATATAAATACTGTCAGTGAGACTGAGACATGATGAGACATATTCCAATGATAATGCATGAGATTACAAGCAAAACCTTTTAGATGCGCAAACCAGAGAAGGAGAAATCTGTTATTGAGAAAATTTTCATTTTTAATACCAGAAAAACCAGTTTCTTAAATAATCAACTATAAGATCGGAAACAAATGTTACTCTGCAAAAATGGAGTATTCATCACAAAAGCTATGCAATTGTTAAATGATATAAAACATGTGTTTCCTATATTCTATTGCATTTAAATTTTAAGTCCCCACCATATGATACCAGCACAAAGAATTGAACAGTGAAAGTCATATTATTTCTGATTCAATTTAAAGATCTACTTTCAAAGAAGAAAGAATGTTAAGATGCTCACAATCTGCTGCAGCGATGTGCAGAACACAGCCACACATGCACAAAGGAAACCCTTAGCATTAATCTCCACATCAGTGACCGTGCAAACACCAACACCAAAGGCTACCACAATTACGGACATTATCACTCTCAGGGAATAGTTTTTGCTGTGGAGTAACCATTCCATCATGCAAACCATTGGTATCATGCTCAACTTAGAGATCTGCAAGTTTTACAGCAGCACTCAGGTTGACGAATATATTGTCCTAACAAAATAAATCATATATTTCTAGATAAACCAGGCAAAAAACAACGGACCTGGTAAAACCCCACAGAGTTCAGCATAAGACTAAGGTTCATCCCGGTAATTGATAGATTAGCAACAACGGAAAACCACAGAAGCTCCCAAAGAGGAACACGCTTGGACGTTGACAAGCCAGATGCATTTGAAAGATATCCAATAATGCCCGTCAGGGTAAAATGAAACCCTGTTAGCGTGGTTGCTGCAGAAATTCATGTACCAACAGTAAAGTTCatttaaatttagaaaaataaatcaaaaaaaaatccaaaatggTATATAGCATGGGTTGTGTGAATCCGAGTTAACCTATTATTTTTagcaattaaaaaattagttaattTCAGTATCACCAGAAATCACTCCAATATGCGGTTTTTATGATCCAAATAAAGCTGCATCCATACAAACTCCTTCAAAAACCATAATCAACTATCCAAATTCAAGATTTCCAAGAAAAGGTTCTTAGCGCCCCATTTTTTGTGCTTCTCTAATCATTCAAGGGACTTACAGTAATTCAAAGATTTTATGCTTCTCTGTAAGTTATCAATTCATAATACAAATGCACAATGGGATATCTATCATCTTGAATATTTGGGAAAAAACACATATATACCGAGATCAATCATagttttcaatataaaaattgaATCTTTATACATTAATTCCATCATAACATGCCAAGATAGATgggtagagagagagggaggtggGGAGAGGGAAAGAGGGTATACCAAAGCTAAATCCATAGCCACCAGCAGACATGAGCTGCTTGTTGGCCATGATAAGCCCCACCGAGCTGACAACATTCATCGCCCACGCCCCCATATCCGAGACGACGACCTTCTTTTCCATTTCCATCGCCCATCCACCTTCTCCCAATCCCTCCTTCTGCACGAAAGGCCAATTCCTGATCCCTTCTCCCACCGCCCAGATCCCCAATCTGATACAAATAAATCCTCCAAGGAGGCAAAATTGGGAGGGCCAGAGGGAGAAGAAATCAGCGATTGGGAGTAAGACCTACGGTTTTTGGAGAAGAACTATGTAGATAAGGGGGAAAAACCAAATCTTTCTACGCATTGACGCCGCCGTCAAGGAGAAGGACTCAACCCGAGAAAAAacagggcaaaaaaaaaaagagagaatttgggGAGAATTGGGAAGGGAATTAAGAGGTCCCCGAAGGTTCGGAGCGGGAAGGAAGGGAGGGAGGAAGAATGCATGCGGGACGTGAGAGGGTACGAGGATTAGGTGAACCGGACTGGATGCACCTGGAGGATAAGCTGTTCCTCTGCAAGGTGTAGCCTATCCGGGGCCGTGTCATCGCGGTTGGATCCCAACATTTGCCGAAAGATGGTAAAGGGGGCGGAATTATCCTATCCAGTGCAGGGTATTCCAACGCAGAAATATCCTAGATGGATTTTGTGTACCAAATTCACATCCAAATTGGACTTATAGCCTGTACTGGGTTGTTAGTACTCTCTCTGATCTCAATTTTTCCTCTTGGAACACCCTAATTAATCTAACTTATATCCTAGATTTCTCCATAATATTTATGTTAGAAAGTCAGATAGAAAAtatgtatagattttaaaattttttcgaaaCACGCAGAAGTCATCAAGATTAAAACCCTTTtaacccacatgcattagatcatatctatagacTACCCAAAACTCCGGATCTATGACATATATAAAAGAGATTTAAAAACAGTGTAGATCACATCCACATGTACAAtaagatcaaatctcatcatctttGCATGGGTCATAATTCACTGCAGCCAATGATCTGTGGAGTTGAAACTGATTCCTTCAGCCATGCACACGTTCGATCTCCAAAGGTATCCACACAAAGTCTTCTCAAATCAGAGGTCGGCGATCTCCCTGGGGTGCTAGTTCTCTTGCAAAAATCCCTCTTGATGCTTGATCTAGGCTTCTTCTCCTAGACAATCTAAGAgacaaaacaaaagaagaaatagaGGAAGATTGGAGAACAATTCTCAACCCACAAAATCCTAGACTCTTTTAGAAATAACCCATGCCTCAAGGGCTACAATTGCTCACACCTaaagcctcctctcttctctttttgatCGGCCAAACTCAGATGAAAACACTAGTGTTCGGCAGCCAAGAAAAGGGTTCCTTTTAAAGAGTGGCGATAAGGTTTGGATGAGAGCAAACAACCACTAGATAACAACccgatttaaatttgaattcaaatcaaatttgaattcagatCGAATCAGATTTTATCCTTATCCAAGAGAGGCTAAGGCTGATCGACCAAGCCTTGATAAGCATGCAAAACCTCCACACCAAAGTCAGATTGGCGTGGACAATGGGTGTGGGTGATTGGGTTTGGGTGCTAGGCCAGATTCTAGTCCAATTTAGCTTCAATGTGGTCCAAaccaaatcagatctaattatagcCAAATTGATGgatgaaacctaatctaattaggaaccaAATTGGATAAATCaaagcttaatcaaattagattttgattaaacctaagtcctgatcaaatcaaaaacttaattgagtcatctcataactcaatcagaCCTAACCCAATTTAAGTCGAACTAAATCTaactcaattagacttgatctaatcctcaatgctcaatcaaattgagctaattagtaatcaaattactaattaatccttttgtaatatttgtattaatttaatcattaatcgaattgacgattaagtccttcAATGATTTTTATCATTGATCAATCATCTGATCCgatcaaatctctattatgtatgatcccataggttctattcagtttggtagtaagatatactgtgatctctatcataatatcatcgaaactcatttcgatagattagaataatttcaactctatccttcgaggtcattgatcatcaagatgacttccgacgagtcccacaatccaccagtaacacctagcagtatgtagtgacaatccagaagaataaaagtatgaacctctaggtacagttattgtATGACTCAGTCCTTCTATTGATAGTCCCAATTTgatgaaggtcatggagaactcatcaaatttcatcatcagtcatatgccagattggctcgacttgaattTCTTTGTGAAttacttgaaaactctttttcagtactcACACATGCTCTagtcagagattttttgaactcagtcttgcgaatcgTATAAAACTACTCCTcatctatcaaaatcgatagatcccatctaaatgCACCCTACTCAAATAGCGAACTTGAACCTACTATAACCATCATACACAGTAAGAAACCGAATGATTAGGAACCAAaagaatgtacagtcaaactacagtagcctCGCTGTAAATAGCCAATACgttgcaggtcaaaagatcattcacaccactgcagcatcgagataaccactaacgagtgaatagatatccaagtgatttctcatgatgtcatgctcaatgcaagttattctctaacaaccatctacactctcatCCTAATATCTCTACATTATAGAGTCGAGACTCGTCTGTCTGAAAGGAAGATAATTCATGCACCGATCTTGATgagatcaatcactatcctccatgatgattctatgatcaagaaagagtatttagaaattaatcactaattatgtatgtctcaaattcttaacatcttgagaatatataaaattatctttattaatttcaagGATAAATCATAAAcacaaaaatatgattagaaataaGAAgcccttttattaataataaaattttacaagTATAAATACAAGCTCTGGAATTATAATGTGATAGCTAATAATTGGctttctaaggcatacatccaacaatttaTTCATCCAGTTGGGCTGCATATTTCATATCAACTTCTTGAAGAAAAAGTTAATAACTCAAAATCTATGATAGATAATCCAAATTCAAGATATGAATCACAGAAGATGATCTGTACCATAAGAGATACATGGAAACTAAAATTTGCATAGTTTAGTAATTTCTAATATATATGTCAAGTAGCTCTTAAAATGGACAGCTTTAATCGTATGATACTATATTTTTCTATAATCTAATTatcaaaatatgataattttgaatctatttaTATTTTAAGATATGCAGATTATAATCCATAAGCTAGATTTTCAACTTGGATTCCTATCATGTAATTTTAATGATACTATTCATTTTTATGTCGACTTGATGCATGCACTCAAATATATGAATTTTGgtttgtaaatattttatatagtatGACCATGTTCAAACTATGTCGATCTTCAATTTAGATGATTTATCAGTGATTTTAAAATCATTAACTCTTTTCATAAGAGTTAATAGAAAATGCATAGTCCATCTCACATTCATTTTATACATCCAATTTATGGTtttgatttttatataatatataatgaatatataattattattatttttattaatttggaTATGTAATAAATATGCTAGGTTTGCTAGTATCTTCTTAAATTGttgatatatt is part of the Elaeis guineensis isolate ETL-2024a chromosome 15, EG11, whole genome shotgun sequence genome and harbors:
- the LOC105057979 gene encoding UDP-rhamnose/UDP-galactose transporter 2; protein product: MEMEKKVVVSDMGAWAMNVVSSVGLIMANKQLMSAGGYGFSFATTLTGFHFTLTGIIGYLSNASGLSTSKRVPLWELLWFSVVANLSITGMNLSLMLNSVGFYQISKLSMIPMVCMMEWLLHSKNYSLRVIMSVIVVAFGVGVCTVTDVEINAKGFLCACVAVFCTSLQQITVGSFQKKYNIGSFDLLSQTAPVQAISLLLFGPFADYYLNRKSLLKYHFSTGATLFILLSCSLSVFCNISQYLCIGRFSATSFQVLGHMKTVCVLILGWILFDSVLAVKNVLGMLLAVVGMIVYSWAVEQEKQAKLASHVKSDRASDEEDASLLKEKVNSLPESDLKFGQTKS